In one window of Sandaracinaceae bacterium DNA:
- a CDS encoding SMI1/KNR4 family protein, which translates to MNVTDYLSALKVIYRDHGAESPHTLRLRRKVGAKAIAKVEKVMGTTLHPQLRALWDVANGSDDAPVFHDGKYLCGYALLSVEQALDERDCFKHRAPQYDRAPACTAPRDPRVGVGWFSPGWLPFAAESDHAVLLVDHQPLGSGVPGQIIRYVHDPDRIEYVADSLAELLPRSLAAIQNDPAEFLCIF; encoded by the coding sequence ATGAACGTCACCGACTACCTGAGCGCTCTGAAGGTGATCTATCGCGACCACGGTGCCGAGAGCCCGCACACGCTCCGCCTACGCCGCAAGGTTGGCGCGAAGGCCATCGCGAAGGTGGAGAAGGTGATGGGCACCACCCTTCACCCGCAGCTGCGCGCGCTCTGGGACGTCGCGAACGGCTCGGACGACGCGCCCGTGTTCCACGACGGAAAGTACCTCTGTGGCTACGCGCTCCTCTCTGTGGAGCAGGCGCTCGACGAGCGAGACTGCTTCAAGCACCGTGCGCCACAGTACGATCGGGCGCCAGCATGCACGGCTCCCCGGGACCCCCGCGTCGGCGTGGGTTGGTTCTCGCCCGGCTGGCTCCCGTTCGCGGCAGAGAGCGACCACGCCGTGCTGCTCGTCGACCATCAGCCGCTCGGGAGCGGAGTGCCCGGCCAGATCATCCGGTACGTGCATGACCCGGACCGCATCGAGTACGTCGCGGACTCGCTTGCGGAGCTGCTCCCGAGGTCGCTCGCCGCCATACAGAACGACCCCGCAGAGTTCCTCTGCATCTTCTGA
- a CDS encoding AhpC/TSA family protein, translating to MSATKTISSRPAPAFDAHVSPGAALAAARCLDLDGNPVRLRDVFDDRPTVVTLVRQFGCLFCHELVAELIEGADAITRAGGHQVIVGSGSVNQARKFAEHKGLPRPDVTLLTDPERASYDAALVRRSWIATFLHPSAWSAYARARHDGHAITGSFGDVPQLGGIFVVRPPATLVFEHRSRFAGDNPSLDEVVAAVARRHSWMDELTVA from the coding sequence ATGTCGGCCACCAAGACCATCAGCTCCCGCCCAGCGCCCGCCTTCGACGCTCACGTCAGCCCGGGCGCAGCGCTCGCAGCTGCTCGCTGCCTCGACCTCGACGGCAACCCGGTGCGCCTCCGGGACGTGTTCGACGACCGTCCTACGGTGGTGACGTTGGTGCGGCAGTTCGGGTGCCTCTTCTGCCACGAGCTCGTCGCCGAGCTGATCGAGGGCGCCGACGCGATCACGCGCGCGGGGGGCCACCAGGTGATCGTGGGCTCGGGCAGCGTGAACCAGGCGCGGAAGTTCGCCGAGCACAAGGGCCTGCCGCGCCCCGACGTCACGCTGCTCACCGACCCCGAGCGCGCCAGCTACGACGCGGCGCTGGTACGCCGCAGCTGGATCGCCACCTTCCTGCATCCCAGCGCGTGGAGCGCGTACGCGCGCGCACGGCACGACGGGCACGCGATCACCGGGTCCTTCGGCGACGTCCCTCAGCTCGGCGGCATCTTCGTGGTGCGTCCGCCCGCCACGCTGGTCTTCGAGCACCGCTCACGCTTCGCGGGGGACAACCCGAGCCTCGACGAAGTAGTCGCCGCCGTCGCACGGCGGCACAGCTGGATGGACGAGCTGACGGTCGCCTGA
- a CDS encoding PIN domain nuclease: MSGGLTMDTGALVALERGNRRMAAVWRAALARNVPITVPAVVVAEWWRGQRGPAARLLDVVHVEALTDASARRVGQALALLTHKRPSIVDAAVVVSAATRGDVVYTADLDDIWSVRDAVAPSVVVSGVGA; the protein is encoded by the coding sequence ATGTCGGGCGGCCTCACGATGGATACGGGCGCGCTCGTGGCGTTGGAGCGTGGGAATCGGCGCATGGCGGCGGTGTGGCGTGCCGCGTTGGCGCGGAACGTTCCCATCACCGTGCCCGCCGTGGTCGTCGCGGAGTGGTGGCGGGGGCAGCGTGGTCCGGCCGCCCGGCTCCTCGACGTTGTTCACGTGGAAGCGCTCACGGACGCCAGCGCCCGGCGCGTCGGCCAAGCGCTGGCGCTACTCACTCACAAGCGTCCATCCATCGTCGACGCTGCGGTCGTCGTGTCGGCAGCGACGCGGGGTGACGTGGTGTACACAGCGGACCTCGACGACATCTGGTCCGTGCGCGATGCGGTGGCGCCCAGTGTCGTGGTGTCGGGGGTTGGCGCCTGA
- a CDS encoding DUF4388 domain-containing protein, whose protein sequence is MKGRVLVVDGNYDTLVALAAALRARDHHVALATDGRSGLQHAVETSAEVVLVDRDLPVLDVRTFLEVLRDNPRTSDAHVFIMGEGDPARLSAIDALAEPIVKPFNAEEIARRVDEVITRRRAPRGADDLKGDLSQVALFDLLQVFSQNRRTGKLEVHAGGGVGAIWLLEGRIVDAVFGQAMGEKAVYRVLALREGRFLFQPETRSVAQRIALPVDHLLMEAVRRVDESVRVRSELPALSALVYERSHDGPDDPVVAAIRKHLDEPRSIEELLDLVPGHDLETLKAILALQEADAIEIDASQGQVAFCAEHEVAAMRAAAIRLRRAGGEGAVRLGVVARSSEDVLRFSRALQSVREFAAAADAAESAGDALLGPLGTIRFGGTDLELFALPHDQAYRPLYGAVLATARVAILLGTRPADAPLRELCETLDVRLVHVPRGFEYASGATFAVREALGTLPTGPGDYTPASGMQRL, encoded by the coding sequence ATGAAGGGCCGCGTCTTGGTGGTGGACGGCAACTACGACACGCTGGTCGCGTTGGCGGCGGCGCTGCGGGCGCGCGACCACCACGTGGCGCTCGCGACGGACGGACGCTCCGGTCTGCAACACGCGGTCGAGACAAGCGCCGAGGTGGTGCTGGTGGACCGGGACCTGCCGGTGCTGGACGTGCGCACGTTCCTCGAGGTGCTGCGTGACAACCCGCGCACCAGCGACGCCCACGTGTTCATCATGGGCGAGGGCGACCCGGCACGCCTGAGCGCCATCGACGCGCTGGCCGAACCCATCGTGAAGCCTTTCAACGCGGAGGAGATCGCCCGCCGCGTGGACGAGGTCATCACGCGGCGCCGAGCCCCGCGCGGTGCAGACGACCTGAAGGGCGACCTGTCGCAGGTGGCCCTGTTCGACCTGCTGCAGGTGTTCTCGCAGAACCGCCGGACGGGCAAGCTGGAGGTCCACGCAGGCGGCGGGGTGGGCGCCATCTGGCTGTTGGAGGGGCGCATCGTCGACGCCGTGTTCGGGCAAGCGATGGGCGAGAAGGCGGTCTACCGCGTGCTCGCCCTGCGCGAGGGGCGCTTCCTGTTCCAGCCCGAGACGCGCAGCGTGGCGCAGCGCATCGCGCTGCCGGTGGACCACCTCCTGATGGAAGCCGTGCGCCGCGTGGACGAGTCGGTGCGCGTGCGCTCGGAGCTGCCGGCGCTGAGCGCGCTGGTGTACGAGCGCAGCCACGACGGCCCCGACGACCCGGTGGTGGCTGCCATTCGCAAGCACCTCGACGAGCCGCGCAGCATCGAGGAGCTGCTCGACCTGGTGCCCGGGCACGACCTCGAGACCCTCAAGGCCATCCTCGCGCTGCAAGAGGCGGACGCGATCGAGATCGACGCCTCCCAGGGACAGGTGGCTTTCTGCGCAGAGCACGAGGTGGCGGCCATGCGCGCGGCGGCGATTCGCCTGCGGCGCGCTGGGGGCGAGGGGGCCGTGCGTTTGGGGGTCGTCGCGCGCAGCAGCGAGGACGTCCTGCGCTTCAGCCGCGCGCTGCAGTCGGTGCGTGAGTTCGCGGCGGCCGCCGACGCTGCGGAGAGCGCGGGCGACGCACTGTTGGGCCCGCTCGGCACCATCCGCTTCGGCGGAACGGACCTCGAGCTGTTCGCGCTGCCGCACGACCAGGCCTACCGGCCACTGTACGGCGCGGTGCTGGCCACGGCGCGTGTGGCCATCCTGCTCGGCACGCGACCCGCAGACGCTCCCTTGCGTGAGCTGTGCGAGACGCTCGACGTGCGCCTGGTGCACGTGCCGCGCGGCTTCGAGTACGCCTCCGGCGCGACGTTCGCGGTGCGCGAGGCGCTCGGGACGCTCCCCACGGGCCCCGGCGACTACACGCCCGCGTCGGGCATGCAGCGGCTCTGA
- a CDS encoding flippase-like domain-containing protein: MARTLKLLFSVSLLLGMLVWIATHDGLTQTLAALERVTTPWLLAGVGVQLLAVLAGVARWRTLLASQQVALGAGFLTRHYLIGRFVGVFTPSTLGLDGYRVVATSRETGRTAAGARAVLIEKGLSFASLAATSFALLPLGAARFYGPAGLLASLGLGLGALAGLYAMHRPAWLRAIARRSPPRLRGPLEKLVGALSADRITTPQLLGACGLGAVTQLCGAATFVCTGLALHVGASPVELLVVGHAIVLAMLLPVSVAGAGLREGTAVAMLGLVGVPMSDALLVGVLGFVVTQPAAVLGGALQVLEGARERQAKGAAQPATPHAQPGLGMGVLSRG, from the coding sequence ATGGCGCGCACGCTGAAGCTGCTGTTCTCGGTCTCCTTGCTGCTCGGGATGCTCGTGTGGATCGCCACGCACGACGGGCTCACCCAGACCCTCGCGGCCCTCGAGCGCGTTACGACACCGTGGCTGCTGGCGGGCGTCGGGGTGCAGCTGCTGGCCGTGCTGGCGGGCGTGGCGCGCTGGCGCACGTTGCTCGCGTCGCAGCAGGTCGCGCTGGGTGCGGGGTTCCTCACGCGGCACTACCTCATCGGGCGCTTCGTGGGCGTGTTCACGCCGTCCACCTTGGGCCTCGACGGCTACCGCGTGGTCGCGACCTCGCGTGAGACGGGGCGCACCGCCGCCGGGGCGCGGGCGGTGCTGATCGAGAAGGGCCTGTCCTTCGCGTCGCTGGCCGCCACCAGCTTCGCGCTCCTGCCGCTGGGCGCCGCGCGCTTCTACGGACCGGCGGGGTTGCTGGCCTCGCTGGGGCTCGGCCTCGGCGCGCTCGCGGGCCTCTACGCCATGCACCGCCCTGCATGGCTGCGCGCGATCGCACGGCGTAGTCCCCCGCGCCTGCGCGGTCCGCTCGAGAAGCTGGTGGGCGCCCTCTCGGCGGACCGCATCACGACGCCGCAGCTGCTCGGCGCATGTGGCCTGGGCGCGGTGACGCAGCTGTGCGGCGCGGCGACGTTCGTGTGCACGGGGCTCGCGCTGCACGTGGGGGCCTCGCCCGTGGAGCTGCTGGTGGTCGGCCACGCCATCGTGCTGGCCATGCTGCTGCCCGTGAGCGTCGCGGGTGCGGGCCTGCGCGAGGGCACGGCGGTGGCCATGCTGGGCCTCGTCGGTGTGCCCATGAGCGACGCGCTCCTGGTGGGCGTGCTGGGCTTCGTGGTGACGCAGCCGGCGGCCGTCCTCGGCGGCGCGCTCCAGGTGCTCGAGGGCGCGCGCGAGCGGCAGGCAAAGGGGGCGGCACAGCCAGCGACCCCACACGCGCAGCCGGGGCTCGGCATGGGTGTACTCTCCCGCGGATGA
- a CDS encoding type IV pilus twitching motility protein PilT translates to MNETILHALLEAGVRHGASDVHFRPGAPPYYRVNTQLVPLKADPLTAAATETLARLIAGPRMRSGEHTQEVDSSYQLPGIARFRVNIYRQRETYGLVLRIIPTEAPTIGKLGLPPVIETIADADRGLVLVTGTTGSGKSTTLAAMVNHINETRMAHVLTIEDPIEFLHANKRSSISQREIGVDTASFNIGLRAALRQDPDVILVGEMRDAESIDIALKAAETGHLVFSTVHTTDATKTIGRILGVFPAEEQEQVRQRLAQNLHSTVSQRLLPRRDGSGMVVAQEIMLCTGSIREAIAKPGSMSIKDLIEKSRIQYKMQSFDQHLVDLMKGGHITKEVALSAATSPSDFERNLSYT, encoded by the coding sequence ATGAACGAGACCATCCTGCACGCCCTGCTCGAGGCGGGCGTTCGTCACGGCGCGAGCGACGTGCACTTTCGTCCCGGTGCTCCGCCGTACTACCGGGTCAACACGCAGCTGGTCCCGCTCAAGGCCGACCCGCTCACGGCGGCTGCCACGGAGACGCTCGCGCGGCTCATCGCGGGGCCGCGCATGCGCTCCGGGGAGCACACCCAAGAGGTGGACTCGAGTTACCAGCTACCGGGCATCGCGCGCTTCCGCGTCAACATCTACCGCCAGCGTGAGACGTACGGCCTCGTGCTGCGCATCATCCCCACCGAGGCGCCCACCATCGGCAAGCTCGGCCTGCCGCCCGTGATCGAGACCATCGCCGACGCCGACCGCGGCCTCGTGTTGGTCACGGGCACCACCGGCTCGGGCAAGTCCACCACGCTCGCCGCGATGGTGAACCACATCAACGAGACGCGCATGGCGCACGTCCTCACCATCGAGGACCCGATCGAGTTCCTGCACGCCAACAAGCGCTCGTCCATCTCGCAGCGCGAGATCGGCGTGGACACGGCCAGCTTCAACATCGGCCTGCGCGCCGCGCTGCGTCAGGACCCGGACGTCATCCTGGTGGGCGAGATGCGCGACGCCGAGTCCATCGACATCGCGCTCAAGGCGGCCGAGACGGGCCACCTGGTGTTCAGCACGGTGCACACCACCGACGCCACCAAGACCATCGGCCGCATCCTCGGCGTGTTCCCGGCCGAGGAGCAGGAGCAGGTGCGCCAGCGCCTCGCGCAGAACCTGCACTCCACCGTCTCGCAGCGCCTGCTGCCCCGACGCGACGGGTCGGGCATGGTCGTGGCGCAGGAGATCATGCTGTGCACGGGCTCGATCCGCGAGGCCATCGCCAAGCCGGGCTCCATGTCCATCAAGGACCTCATCGAGAAGAGCCGCATCCAGTACAAGATGCAGTCCTTCGACCAGCACCTCGTGGACCTCATGAAGGGCGGGCACATCACCAAGGAGGTCGCCCTCAGCGCGGCCACCAGCCCGTCGGACTTCGAGCGCAACCTCTCGTACACCTGA
- a CDS encoding DUF2760 domain-containing protein, which produces MTKTDTPSFLTRLWLALVAPFRLLFDARFAAAVVSAQNPALPAPAPRAPEPAPAPEPPAPRVSLADAAPDAALQLLGLFQREGRFVDFLMEDVSAFSDADIGAAARVVHDGCKRAVDAHFTVGPVRTEEEGSDVAIAAGYDAHALRLTGNVVGDGPYRGTLAHRGWRVTEVRLPKLVEGHDARVLAPAEVELA; this is translated from the coding sequence GTGACCAAGACCGATACCCCCTCGTTCCTGACGCGCCTGTGGCTGGCGCTGGTGGCCCCCTTCCGCCTGCTGTTCGACGCGCGCTTCGCGGCCGCCGTGGTGAGCGCCCAGAACCCCGCGCTGCCCGCGCCCGCCCCGCGCGCCCCCGAGCCCGCACCCGCGCCCGAGCCGCCAGCTCCGCGCGTGTCCCTTGCGGACGCCGCGCCCGACGCCGCGCTGCAGCTGCTGGGGCTGTTCCAGCGCGAGGGGCGCTTCGTGGACTTCTTGATGGAGGACGTCAGCGCCTTCTCGGACGCGGACATCGGCGCCGCGGCGCGCGTGGTGCACGACGGCTGCAAGCGCGCGGTGGACGCGCACTTCACGGTGGGGCCCGTGCGCACCGAAGAAGAGGGAAGCGACGTGGCGATCGCGGCGGGCTACGACGCGCACGCGCTGCGCCTGACGGGCAACGTGGTGGGTGACGGCCCATATCGCGGGACGCTCGCGCACCGCGGCTGGCGCGTGACCGAGGTGCGGCTGCCCAAGCTGGTCGAAGGACACGACGCGCGCGTGCTGGCGCCGGCCGAGGTGGAGCTCGCATGA
- a CDS encoding transglycosylase SLT domain-containing protein, whose amino-acid sequence MLCSPLVVRPHRVALAALSLVAACVGVSAQDADTPSAPSTATGRPVSAPAGAETPVLRPPVEPSTDEDTLANRVRAHRDAEALSMLDALPVAERPRGARYLRGRLLERLGRPDDAAAALADLSDLPPVARDDARTRRAKLLIRARRCQEALPLLEELVQEPAHGGLARFQRAECALRLGDHADAVLRLDAVLAEDAGPVDRFAAWSLRADVAVALEDRDGALEALHHALLERPEHRLARAAARRFTELAGHPPVFTPEEALARAERLLRKRHPRGALDALDGVPVPSEGEPRGRFLHTRGMALYATRHDYAEAATVLREAATAGGPEALDDAFHAARALARADRDADAVVAFRALAAANGGTRQAGHALYLAAWLALRHDMPGAEAEMRAFVEHRDARRVPELRRGALFQLGLSAFEGGRHADAAELFARYAEGGGGIMEAGRGHYWRGRALEAGGNSAAAALAYERVRQEEPLHWYSLLAEAHLSQLGRPVSSPFVGGGRPRSETPHTLAWPNVPDDAVFFATLGLTDDAAEVVQARANAIRSSAPRGRRVEWLVAAYRAVGATSSAFRLAALQHDELSRPPADDNRWAWEAAYPRPYAGEVRRIAAEHDLSPAYVWASMRQESAYNPSVTSHAGAVGLLQMMPENARRRARALGIRYRAGVLLDPVVNLRFGIDEIQQHYARYERQMPLSIAAYNAGHAKVSEWLARTPGEVDVDLFVEHIPFDETRNYVRRVTSHYARYRYLEAPQQPFVLPLRVRAPREAPADGTAH is encoded by the coding sequence ATGCTCTGTTCTCCGCTGGTCGTCCGTCCGCACCGCGTCGCGCTCGCCGCGCTGAGCCTGGTGGCGGCGTGCGTGGGCGTCTCCGCGCAGGACGCCGACACGCCCTCGGCTCCGTCGACCGCGACTGGACGCCCCGTCTCGGCCCCGGCCGGGGCCGAGACGCCTGTGTTGCGTCCGCCCGTGGAGCCCTCCACCGACGAGGACACGCTGGCAAACCGGGTGCGCGCGCATCGGGACGCCGAGGCCCTCTCCATGCTGGACGCACTGCCGGTCGCGGAGCGCCCGCGCGGGGCGCGCTACCTGCGGGGCCGCCTGCTGGAGCGACTGGGGCGTCCCGATGATGCCGCCGCCGCGCTGGCCGACCTGAGCGACCTGCCGCCCGTGGCGCGCGACGACGCCCGCACCCGGCGCGCCAAGCTGTTGATTCGCGCGCGTCGCTGCCAGGAGGCGCTGCCGCTGCTCGAGGAGCTGGTGCAGGAGCCTGCCCACGGAGGCCTCGCGCGCTTCCAGCGGGCCGAGTGCGCGCTGCGCCTGGGTGACCACGCAGACGCCGTGCTGCGGCTCGACGCCGTGCTCGCCGAGGACGCCGGCCCGGTGGACCGCTTCGCGGCGTGGTCGCTGCGCGCCGACGTGGCCGTGGCGCTCGAGGACCGGGACGGCGCGCTCGAGGCGCTGCACCACGCCCTGCTCGAGCGCCCGGAGCACCGTCTGGCCCGCGCCGCCGCCCGACGCTTCACCGAGCTGGCTGGACACCCCCCGGTCTTCACGCCGGAAGAGGCGCTGGCCCGCGCCGAGCGGCTGCTGCGCAAGCGTCACCCGCGCGGCGCGCTCGACGCCCTCGACGGCGTGCCCGTGCCGAGCGAGGGGGAGCCTCGCGGGCGCTTCCTGCACACGCGCGGCATGGCGCTCTACGCCACCCGACACGACTACGCCGAGGCGGCCACCGTGCTCCGCGAAGCGGCCACTGCGGGCGGGCCCGAGGCCTTGGACGACGCCTTCCACGCCGCCCGCGCGCTGGCCCGCGCCGACCGTGACGCCGACGCGGTCGTGGCCTTCCGCGCGCTGGCCGCAGCGAACGGCGGAACGCGGCAGGCGGGACACGCACTGTACCTCGCCGCGTGGCTGGCGCTGCGTCACGACATGCCGGGCGCCGAGGCCGAGATGCGCGCGTTCGTCGAGCACCGCGACGCCCGTCGGGTGCCCGAGCTGCGCCGGGGCGCGCTGTTCCAGCTGGGGCTGAGCGCGTTCGAGGGGGGCCGCCACGCTGATGCGGCCGAGCTCTTCGCGCGCTACGCCGAAGGCGGCGGCGGCATCATGGAGGCGGGTCGGGGCCACTACTGGCGCGGACGGGCGCTCGAAGCGGGAGGCAACAGCGCAGCGGCGGCGCTGGCCTACGAGCGCGTGCGCCAAGAAGAGCCACTGCACTGGTACTCGCTGCTGGCCGAGGCGCACCTGAGCCAGCTCGGGCGACCCGTGAGCAGCCCGTTCGTCGGCGGTGGGCGCCCGCGCAGCGAGACGCCGCACACGCTGGCGTGGCCCAACGTGCCGGACGACGCCGTGTTCTTCGCCACGCTCGGCCTGACGGACGACGCGGCCGAGGTGGTGCAGGCGCGCGCCAACGCCATTCGCTCCAGCGCTCCACGCGGGCGGCGGGTGGAGTGGCTGGTGGCGGCGTATCGTGCCGTGGGCGCCACGTCCTCGGCCTTTCGCCTGGCCGCCCTCCAACACGACGAGCTGAGCCGCCCACCGGCGGACGACAACCGCTGGGCCTGGGAGGCCGCCTACCCCCGCCCCTACGCGGGCGAGGTCCGCCGCATCGCCGCCGAGCACGACCTGTCGCCCGCCTACGTGTGGGCCAGCATGCGGCAAGAGAGCGCCTACAACCCCAGCGTCACAAGCCACGCCGGGGCCGTGGGCCTGCTGCAGATGATGCCCGAAAACGCACGGCGGCGCGCGCGGGCGCTGGGCATCCGCTACCGCGCGGGCGTGCTGCTGGACCCGGTCGTGAACCTGCGCTTCGGCATCGACGAGATCCAACAGCACTACGCGCGCTACGAGCGCCAGATGCCGCTCAGCATCGCGGCCTACAACGCGGGACACGCCAAGGTGAGCGAGTGGCTGGCGCGCACCCCCGGCGAGGTCGACGTGGACCTGTTCGTCGAGCACATCCCCTTCGACGAGACGCGCAACTACGTGCGCCGGGTGACCAGCCACTACGCGCGCTACCGCTACCTGGAGGCGCCGCAGCAGCCATTCGTGCTGCCGCTGCGCGTGCGCGCCCCGCGCGAAGCGCCTGCGGACGGCACGGCCCACTGA
- a CDS encoding Hsp70 family protein produces MSPRFAVGIDLGTTHSALSYIDLGRPPAPTQQPLLQVPQTVAAGEVDGRALLPSCLYLPLAGELPAGSLALPWDRTPTALVGTLARELGAATPLRLVASAKSWLGHSGVDRRAALLPTEAPDDVQKVSPVDASARYLAHLRAAWDHAHAGAPLAQQHVTLTVPASFDPAARELTLEAARAAGLPHVTLLEEPQAALYGWLERRPDWRDELALGEVILVVDVGGGTTDFSLIAVLERDGALALERVAVGDHILLGGDNMDLTLAYVVKAKLEATGAALDAWQLRALTHACRAAKELLLSDDAPAAVPVVVPSRGSKLVGASLRTELTREEALAALVEGFLPVSASHDAPATRPRSALTQLGLPYAQDAAITRHLGAFLTRQANAGAELPIYRHPGASFLHPTAVLLNGGVLKAGPVARRLMDTLNGWITAEGGEPARVLGGADLDHAVARGAAYHAHAKHADPSRVRIRGGLAQSLYVGVEVTAMAVPGMAPELHALCIAPHGLQEGEAPERPPQQLGLVVGEPVRFRCFASSTRHDDAVGSVITHVREPELVELGAIELTLPAAGHRPGDVVAVQLQAQLTELGALELWAHPVGKGEPFVVSWQVRDL; encoded by the coding sequence ATGAGCCCGCGCTTCGCCGTCGGGATCGACCTCGGCACCACGCACTCGGCCCTCTCGTACATCGACCTCGGACGCCCGCCCGCGCCGACGCAGCAGCCCCTGCTGCAGGTGCCGCAGACGGTGGCCGCAGGCGAGGTGGACGGCCGCGCGCTCTTGCCCTCGTGCCTGTACCTGCCGCTCGCGGGGGAGCTCCCTGCGGGCAGCCTGGCGCTGCCCTGGGACCGCACGCCGACCGCGCTGGTGGGCACGCTCGCGCGTGAGCTGGGCGCCGCGACCCCGCTGCGCCTGGTGGCCAGCGCCAAGAGCTGGCTGGGGCACAGCGGCGTTGACAGGCGCGCCGCGCTGCTGCCCACCGAGGCCCCGGACGACGTGCAGAAGGTGTCGCCCGTGGACGCCTCGGCGCGCTACCTCGCGCACCTGCGTGCGGCCTGGGATCACGCGCACGCGGGTGCTCCGCTCGCGCAGCAGCACGTCACGCTGACGGTGCCCGCGTCTTTCGACCCCGCCGCGCGCGAGCTGACCCTCGAGGCCGCGCGCGCGGCCGGGCTTCCACACGTGACGCTGCTGGAGGAGCCGCAGGCCGCGCTCTACGGCTGGCTGGAGCGCCGCCCGGACTGGCGCGATGAGCTCGCGCTGGGCGAGGTCATCCTGGTGGTGGACGTGGGCGGCGGCACCACGGACTTCTCGCTCATCGCGGTGTTGGAGCGCGACGGAGCCCTGGCCCTCGAGCGCGTCGCGGTGGGTGACCACATCCTGCTCGGCGGGGACAACATGGACCTGACGCTGGCCTACGTGGTGAAGGCCAAGCTGGAGGCCACCGGCGCCGCGCTCGACGCGTGGCAGCTGCGCGCGCTGACGCACGCGTGCCGCGCTGCGAAAGAGCTGCTGCTCTCGGACGACGCGCCCGCCGCTGTGCCCGTGGTGGTGCCCAGCCGGGGCAGCAAGCTGGTGGGCGCCTCGCTGCGCACGGAGCTGACGCGCGAAGAGGCCCTGGCCGCGCTGGTGGAGGGCTTCCTGCCCGTGAGCGCGAGCCATGACGCGCCCGCGACCCGCCCGCGCAGTGCGCTCACGCAGCTGGGGCTGCCCTACGCGCAGGACGCGGCCATCACGCGGCACCTCGGCGCGTTCCTCACGCGCCAGGCCAACGCGGGGGCCGAGCTGCCCATCTACCGTCACCCGGGCGCGAGCTTCCTGCACCCGACGGCCGTGCTCCTGAACGGCGGCGTGCTCAAGGCCGGGCCCGTGGCGCGGCGCCTGATGGACACGCTCAACGGCTGGATCACGGCCGAGGGCGGCGAGCCGGCCCGCGTGCTGGGCGGGGCCGACCTGGACCACGCCGTGGCCCGTGGTGCGGCCTATCACGCGCACGCCAAGCACGCGGACCCGTCGCGCGTGCGCATCCGCGGCGGGCTCGCGCAGAGCCTCTACGTGGGCGTCGAGGTGACCGCCATGGCCGTGCCGGGCATGGCCCCCGAGCTGCACGCGCTGTGCATCGCGCCGCACGGGCTGCAAGAGGGCGAGGCCCCCGAGCGCCCGCCCCAGCAGCTGGGCCTCGTGGTGGGCGAGCCGGTGCGCTTCCGCTGCTTCGCGTCCAGCACGCGCCACGACGACGCGGTGGGCAGCGTGATCACGCACGTGCGCGAGCCCGAGCTGGTGGAGCTGGGCGCCATCGAGCTGACCCTCCCCGCGGCCGGGCATCGCCCAGGGGACGTGGTGGCCGTGCAGCTGCAAGCACAGCTGACCGAGCTGGGCGCGCTCGAGCTGTGGGCGCACCCGGTCGGCAAGGGCGAGCCGTTCGTGGTGTCGTGGCAGGTGCGCGACCTGTAG